A genomic segment from Asterias amurensis chromosome 6, ASM3211899v1 encodes:
- the LOC139938605 gene encoding histamine N-methyltransferase-like — translation MAESKLRSLFNDPEHYVKAFQVFASLSAKYKVLANWGDNNFSNEVVKQLPFKLKENEELRVLGVGSGSGEVESKMLAMLLQKYPRITNRVVEPAVDQIVQYKALVQSKGRELQGVNFDWRQQTLDQHREAATDGAKFHFINAVHSMYYAEDVDSSLMYLYDLLEPGGKLLIITISDDSGTWRLWNHFTGYQDHLVHFISSADVRSSFDRRNIPYTQSHQKSRVEITKCLDETSVEGNLLVDFLLHVVKFKETASDAQYKEVMEYMLSGDCSEKDGDEVLFINDWDAVIIEKRVP, via the exons ATGGCGGAATCAAAGTTACGGAGTTTGTTCAACGACCCGGAACATTACGTGAAAGCGTTTCAAGTCTTTGCTTCTCTTTCGGCTAAGTACAAAGTACTGGCCAACTGGGGAGATAACAACTTCTCCAACGAGGTTGTAAAGCAACTTCCCTTCAAGCTGAAGGAGAATGAGGAACTCCGTGTGTTGGGTGTAGGAAGTGGATCAG GTGAGGTGGAGAGCAAGATGTTAGCTATGCTTTTGCAGAAATACCCTCGCATTACCAACCGTGTAGTTGAGCCTGCAGTGGATCAGATAGTCCAGTACAAGGCATTGGTTCAATCCAAGGGACGCGAACTACAAGGAGTTAACTTTGACTGGCGGCAGCAAACCCTGGATCAACACAGAGAGGCTGCCACGGATGGAGCcaaatttcatttcatcaaCGCTGTTCACTCCATGTACTATGCTGAGGACGTAGACAGTTCCTTGATGTATCTGTACGACCTTCTGGAACCTGGTGGCAAATTACTTATTATTACCATTTCAG ACGATAGCGGTACCTGGCGGCTCTGGAACCATTTCACCGGATACCAGGATCACCTCGTGCACTTCATCAGCTCAGCCGATGTCCGTAGCTCATTCGATCGCCGTAACATCCCCTACACCCAAAGTCACCAGAAGTCCCGGGTGGAAATCACCAAGTGTCTTGATGAGACATCAGTAGAAGGAAACCTCCTGGTGGATTTCCTTCTCCATGTTGTGAAGTTTAAGGAGACGGCTTCGGATGCCCAATACAAGGAGGTGATGGAGTACATGCTGAGCGGTGACTGCTCGGAGAAGGACGGGGATGAAGTCCTCTTCATTAACGACTGGGATGCCGTGATTATCGAGAAGAGAGTACCTTGA